The following DNA comes from Poecile atricapillus isolate bPoeAtr1 chromosome 30, bPoeAtr1.hap1, whole genome shotgun sequence.
caGAGACACCCCACCGACCCCATCCACCCCCATATCGGGGGTGGAACTGCAGGATCCCCCCCACTCAAAGCACCGCAAGTCCTGGGGTCAAACCGAGGCCAGGGAGGCCCAGCACCGGGACTGGGGGGCACGGGACTGGGGAAGGgggggtgtccccatcccattcacccccaaccccaaatcctagCTGTGGCCTCTGGACACTtatgggaagggctgggggggcctgggggagggaggggagggtcCCCCCAGCTCAACCactgccccaaaatccaggtGAGCGAGTCCTGTTGGTTAAAAACCCCCCCGGCCCTGGAAGGCACTGGGGGTCAGCACCATCCCTGCCGGCAGGGCCAGTCCGGGGAGGGGTTCAGGGGGTGGGGGAGAACAAAACATGGCCCCCCCCCGAGAGTCTACGACATCTTCCAGATGGTCAGTGAAGCCGTGAGGACACCAGCGGCGAAGATGGTGATGGTCTGCCAGGTGGGGGTCCCGAAGTGGGACAAGAGCCCTTCCTgggaggaggggacacaggaggggaaaGGTCACCACGTGTTGGGGATTCCCAAACCTCCCTCCAGAACAACCACACTCAGAGGAATTGGGAAACAGAGGACAGAGAAGAGGATTTAGGGTAAAAGGGGATGCTGGGGAGGGGAAATTCCCAAACAAGGGCTCACCCCCACAAGGaatggctgggtttggggtgttaGGGAGGGGTCAGGGGCTTGGCCCCCTGAGGAATGGGGGGTTAGGGGCCTCACCCATCCGCCCTGGGCCTGGATCCAGGCCAGCACGTGTTCCTGGAGATACTCCATGGTCCAGCGCAGGATAGTCTGGACCAGCTCCGGGACCTTGGTGCAGAGagcctgctgggagcagggagaggtcAGAGGGGGTTAAGGGGGACCAGGGAAGGCCACTGGGGAGCTCCACACCCACCTTCAGCACCAGTTTGCAAGCAAAGTAGAACAGGGCAACCACACGGCCCCAGTTGAAGGTGCCATCGGCGAACATCTCCTTGGCCACGCGGAAAAACAGCTTTTTGGGGGCATCACACCCCACCTGCTCAATCATCCTGGGGCAAGAGATGGTGGGAACAGTCAGGGCAGGCTTGGGGACACCACAGACACCCCCAAGAAGTGGCAGCTGcccacctctgcagctccatgTTGCTGTCGAGCTCGTCGCCGATGCGCCGCAGGCACTCGCTGAGGCGTTTGGTGtcagggctgctgggctgggtcTCACCCAGCTCGGCAACACTCAGGGCCACGGCCTGGGGGTCCCCGCAGCGCTCCACACGGTCCCGCACGAACCTGGGACCCCCGGAACTCTGGGTACTCACTGTATCCTCCCCTGGCTCTGTGTGTCCCCTTTCCCTGTGTCCCACCTGGAGCCCAAGTCCTTCCCACCAGTGTCATGCCTGGAgctcaggtccccccaggtcCCAGATggaccccaaattccaggatCCTCTCAAGTCCCCCCTAATGTCCCACCCCTAATGGACCCCAAgtcctccctgtgccctgtgtccccctgggATCCTCTCAAGTCCCCCCACATCCCCTAGATCCCCATTCACTCACAAGTTCCCCCTTGCACACACCGTGTCCCCCCAGTTCTGCATCCTCCCAAGCCCCACCAAGTTTTGAGTCCCCCCCT
Coding sequences within:
- the BAX gene encoding apoptosis regulator BAX — its product is MAAAAASAQRGGGSGGGGGGGDPGAGPGGGSGEPAPPPGGGGASSDQIMQTGAILLRAFVRDRVERCGDPQAVALSVAELGETQPSSPDTKRLSECLRRIGDELDSNMELQRMIEQVGCDAPKKLFFRVAKEMFADGTFNWGRVVALFYFACKLVLKALCTKVPELVQTILRWTMEYLQEHVLAWIQAQGGWEGLLSHFGTPTWQTITIFAAGVLTASLTIWKMS